ttttcatATGCGCATCACgatgtttattttaactCATACCCATTTTGGGACATAACTTTATGACCATAATCGAACTCGTCGCTTACACTACTCTTTCAGTACCATTTTCTTCTGAGGACATCTAGCGATTCGAAATTACTTTACTCtctttaataaacaattatagtttcaattttatttctcatGTTAAGGATTTGTAAGATTATTTTACTGAACTAAGGCGAATGAGTAAAGGACTCGAGGCTCGACGCTGTTTAGATAAGAAATACCTCTAATATATCaaactaaataaattaatcaatCTCCATCCTTATAAGGCCACCAATTGCATTCCCATTATAggaaaatgcaaaattgCAATGAAGGTCATTCTACCGACGTGAATaacatttccaaaattcATTCTAGCTTCACCaactgtaaacaaaatcGTAAAGCAGACGATGTATAGAGAAATATAAGGACAATAAACAAaggtattaaaaaatgaagcaaaAGAAGGTATTAAGACCTTGTTGCTAACGATCAAGGGCTGGAGATAGTTTAAATGAGATAGGAAACGACTACTTAAATTCCATAGCAAACACATGCTAATAggaagtattaaaaaagacaaactaggaatataaaaaacaattattaCAATAGGAGATTGTCGTTGTCTAGGAAGTTTTGGGTTTTAGAAACCGGTTCGCTAGAAGACGAAACAACTCTTTCCCTAGTTGAGTTTTCTTGATGAACTTTGTTTACGGCAGAGGACCACAGACTACCAAAAGCATCACCATTAGATCCAGAAGATTTGGCAGCAGTAGGTTGTTGTGAGGTTAATCCGAGACCGGCTTGTGAAGAGGTATTAGACAATCCGGATGACATACCAAACGCAGATGTATAACCCGTATTAAAGGTAGTAGGTTGAGGTGTAAAGGCACTGGATGATGTGGGAAGTTGATTTAAACTATTAAAGCCACCGAACGAAATTGACGAAAAGGCAGCAGTATTTGAAGCGGGTTTGGCGGAGGGAGCGCTTTGAAAATCATCAAAAGCATCATCGTCATTTTTAGCAGCAGTTGAAGCAGTTTGAGAGCCCATAAAGAGAGAGGCATTGTTTAAGGTGGAAGAAGCTGGGGCAGCGGCAGAACTTTGGAAGTCACCGAAGCCATCATCTTCGAACGCCAAAGGAGCAGAAGTATTTGTTTGTGGTTGGGCAGGAGAAGGCTCATTGTCAAGACCCAATAAATCGATCATTGCAGATTCCTGTTTTGGCTGCTCGGGAGCTTTGTCAGATTGTTTGGTAGTAGTGCGACGTGAGCCACGCGTGGAGTTTGCGGTTGCAGCATCGCTGGAACCACCATCTCCATCTTCATTGTACTCCTCTACATCGTTATCGGATGCATCACGGGAATCACTCATAGAAGATGAA
Above is a genomic segment from Schizosaccharomyces pombe strain 972h- genome assembly, chromosome: III containing:
- the ent3 gene encoding ENTH/VHS domain-containing protein Ent3 — translated: MESIQSTMKNINLYDIKAAVRKAQNVVMNYTSMEARVREATNNEPWGASTSLMMEIAQGTHNYSQLNEILPMIYRRFTEKTAEEWRQIYKALQLLEFLVKNGSERVVDDARAHQATIKMLRNFHYIDHRQKDQGLNVRTRAKELVELLNDSERIRKERKRARQNRGKFIGVGSDGDSRISTSSKSRFPSFGSSRGSYRTRVYGDGGGFTDYGNGYHDSSSMSDSRDASDNDVEEYNEDGDGGSSDAATANSTRGSRRTTTKQSDKAPEQPKQESAMIDLLGLDNEPSPAQPQTNTSAPLAFEDDGFGDFQSSAAAPASSTLNNASLFMGSQTASTAAKNDDDAFDDFQSAPSAKPASNTAAFSSISFGGFNSLNQLPTSSSAFTPQPTTFNTGYTSAFGMSSGLSNTSSQAGLGLTSQQPTAAKSSGSNGDAFGSLWSSAVNKVHQENSTRERVVSSSSEPVSKTQNFLDNDNLLL